The proteins below come from a single Nocardioides eburneiflavus genomic window:
- a CDS encoding NAD(P)/FAD-dependent oxidoreductase, producing MRRIVIVGGSLAGHHAAASLRQLGFAGDVVVVGAERHRPYDRFPLSKGFLTGQTSRPELDVAGEVPDVIWRLGARATAVDLSMRAVIVEDRERIEFDGLVVASGARPRDVGSVAQARGAFVLRTVEDAIRLRAALRGPACRVVVVGGGLIGAEIAATAVEHRHHTILVHTSDVPTGRALGHDVAKHLLELHRAAGIDVRPRTRVRDLKTSGGLVLGVTLNDDTCLSADLVVMATGTRPNVEWLAGSGLRHADGLDCRGTLHAVGNDRVVGAGDVVRAPHPLLGGESVRMEHWASTRQQAARAAENLLAGPASARPLTGLPEFGTTIHGARIRAVGFPQLADRGRVVWGSFEDGAAVVRLYRGRTAVAAISVNAATVLPHWAPQVYVSPQL from the coding sequence GTGAGACGCATCGTTATCGTGGGCGGCTCGCTCGCGGGCCACCACGCGGCGGCGAGCCTGCGTCAGCTGGGGTTTGCCGGAGACGTGGTGGTGGTCGGCGCCGAGCGCCACCGTCCCTATGATCGGTTCCCGTTGTCCAAGGGCTTCTTGACCGGTCAGACGTCGCGGCCCGAGCTCGACGTCGCGGGCGAGGTTCCGGACGTGATTTGGCGCCTCGGTGCACGGGCGACCGCGGTCGACCTCTCCATGAGGGCGGTCATCGTCGAGGACCGAGAGCGGATCGAGTTCGACGGCCTGGTCGTTGCCTCGGGTGCGCGGCCGCGCGACGTCGGCTCTGTGGCCCAGGCCCGAGGTGCGTTCGTGCTGAGGACCGTAGAGGACGCGATCCGGCTCCGTGCCGCTTTGAGGGGGCCGGCGTGCCGGGTGGTCGTCGTGGGAGGCGGTCTCATCGGCGCCGAAATCGCTGCCACGGCGGTCGAGCATCGTCACCACACGATCCTTGTGCACACGTCCGACGTACCGACGGGTCGCGCGCTCGGCCACGACGTGGCCAAACACTTGCTCGAACTCCACCGGGCGGCAGGCATCGATGTGCGGCCGCGTACTCGGGTGCGCGACCTGAAGACCTCCGGTGGCCTGGTTCTCGGGGTCACCCTCAACGACGACACCTGCCTGTCCGCGGACCTGGTGGTCATGGCGACCGGCACCCGGCCGAACGTGGAGTGGCTGGCCGGCAGCGGCCTGCGCCACGCGGACGGACTGGATTGCCGGGGCACCCTGCACGCGGTGGGCAATGACCGGGTCGTGGGCGCCGGCGACGTCGTCCGGGCTCCCCACCCGCTACTCGGTGGGGAGTCCGTGCGGATGGAGCACTGGGCCAGCACCCGCCAGCAGGCTGCGAGGGCCGCCGAGAACCTGCTCGCCGGTCCGGCCTCGGCCCGCCCTCTCACCGGGCTGCCGGAGTTCGGCACGACCATCCACGGCGCCCGCATCCGGGCCGTGGGCTTCCCGCAGCTCGCGGACCGTGGACGCGTCGTGTGGGGCTCGTTCGAAGATGGAGCCGCGGTGGTGAGGCTCTATCGCGGGCGAACCGCGGTGGCGGCGATCTCGGTGAACGCGGCGACGGTTCTCCCCCACTGGGCCCCACAGGTCTATGTGAGTCCGCAGTTGTAG
- a CDS encoding ABC transporter substrate-binding protein, whose protein sequence is MAVVAAVLMLSGCGGGSKAQGREVGAGEHTDDISSGVEVDAGAAALVPADVKEEGVLLVAMDLTSPPSEFLASDNKTPIGFNPDMARLIAKKLGLELKMENVKFDTIIPGLEGGRYDLTVSSMAVTEDRMKVLDMIDYVSNGSSIAVGDGNPDGLTPDTLCGRSIGVQSGSVQEIERLPLLSAETCDAKGKPAIKGVSLPSVQDALTQVASGRIDGVFYDTTSLSWADKQQPGTFEVLTPQVNSNDNAVALGKGSALTPAVQAALQSIIDSPIYADALERWGFDGLGIDEATMSVAEEE, encoded by the coding sequence GTGGCGGTTGTTGCCGCGGTGCTGATGCTGAGTGGGTGTGGGGGTGGTTCGAAGGCTCAGGGCCGCGAGGTCGGGGCCGGCGAGCACACCGATGACATCTCCAGCGGGGTGGAGGTCGATGCCGGCGCTGCGGCGCTGGTGCCTGCGGATGTGAAGGAGGAGGGTGTCCTCCTGGTCGCCATGGATCTGACGAGCCCCCCGTCGGAGTTCTTGGCCTCGGACAACAAGACGCCGATCGGGTTCAACCCGGACATGGCGCGGCTGATCGCGAAGAAGCTCGGCCTGGAGCTGAAGATGGAGAACGTCAAGTTCGACACGATCATCCCGGGCCTTGAGGGCGGTCGGTATGACCTGACGGTGTCCTCGATGGCGGTGACCGAGGACCGGATGAAGGTGCTCGACATGATCGACTACGTGAGCAATGGCTCGTCGATCGCAGTCGGGGATGGCAACCCGGACGGCCTGACTCCCGACACGTTGTGTGGGAGAAGCATCGGCGTGCAGTCGGGTTCGGTGCAGGAGATCGAGCGGCTTCCGTTGCTGTCCGCTGAGACGTGCGACGCGAAGGGGAAGCCGGCGATCAAGGGGGTCTCGTTGCCCAGCGTGCAGGATGCGCTGACCCAGGTCGCCTCGGGTCGGATCGACGGGGTCTTCTACGACACCACGTCCCTGAGCTGGGCGGACAAGCAGCAGCCGGGAACCTTCGAGGTACTCACCCCCCAGGTGAACTCGAACGACAACGCGGTGGCGCTCGGCAAGGGCTCCGCGCTCACGCCGGCTGTCCAGGCGGCGCTTCAGTCGATCATCGACAGCCCGATCTATGCGGATGCCCTCGAGCGTTGGGGATTCGACGGGCTCGGGATCGACGAGGCGACGATGTCCGTCGCCGAGGAGGAGTGA